GGACATTGTACAGTTATAGTTTCATAAATTCAACCATGAAGGTAATCAAACTTTTCCTCGATTATTAATGAATAATTTATGTACATAATTGTTTTCATACCTAATTGCCGTCAATTTGTTTTAATGAGGTAAATAAAGTACAATGTTTTAACTACTGAAGACGTAGATACCTATTGACTTACAGTATACATGTACATACTTGCGTTGGCtgtaatacatatatgaaaTGCCGTAATCAACACAATTTAGTGTTAAGGTACTAACCTAATCaatagtgtacctacctaaacactagtcaataaaacaaaaaagtcAATAAcctttttataaattttctaataaaatcaactttataaaataaatagcatagcattcataaaaatatatgacaaaTGACTCAACAAAAACATTCCAAGTCCAAAACAGGATTCTTAATTCAAATCCTATAGAAGATTTATTGTTATGTTCGCACGCCAAAATTATCTGCTACCACGTTTTCTTACAAAATAGCGTCACCTAAATTAAAATGACTATTATTCAGGCATGGCATAACTGACCATAATATGATgttatacgaaaaaaaaatgaattaagAACATAATTTTCTGTAAGGTTCTGTCTCACTGTAAgtttcatatacctacataaaaactaaattatgaAAGAATTGCTATTTAtaccatttttaataataattaatataatttattatatttatattataaatttatttgttacaaccatggtattacaagatgttcttttattttagtcaGTACAGTACCATGGACCCTTAAAAATTAGAAATAcgaattcaataatattttgttataaaaataagatttatttttattaatttcaaaacGAAAATCGTACTTTTATTATCTGTATGTCACGTGACTGATAACGCCACCACCATTTTTGACTCGTGAGTGACGTCACTATAGCAGAAACAAGGATTAACTTTGTAACAACGGTGAAAAGTTTGCACCGCGCACATTAGACGTTTAACTATGTCATAGAATGCAGTAACTTACTGCACAGCTATTATGACGTCAGGGCGTCAAAATAATGGCGTCTGCTTTTTTGGCGCCAACATTTATCGTTTAAATTTAATCAATTTTTCTTTACATATAGcgatattaaagaaaaataccaGTTGGCTATTGAAGGTATacgaaaatttataaaaaaaatagcctATTCCATAAAATAGGTCGAATCATATTATTGCGGATCTCTAAACGGCCTCTATAATCGCCCAGTCGCGTtataaatatgtcaatgttaAATAGTTTCTAAAATAATAACGCCCACGACTTATGATGATGGACGAAGCAACGCGTTatgcaaaaatgatattaacgTCGGAACACATATCATGTAAATAGGCTTCGTGGAGATGGAGATACGCCACTATTAGCCATCCTAAACGTAACCTCCTAAGacacaaatttttgtacatattccaaaaaatatttttaactttaattgAGTAACttaagggttccaaattaaaaaacaaaataaatgcttctgggtctcagcaggttaaaattaaaatgaaagttTCCGACTTTATTGGAAACTTAATCCCTAAGCATCTATaactaatacatatgtatgtatttgtttaaaataaaagcCATCCCGGATACTTCGGTCGGTATACTCGACCGCTatagacgtcaactgacgcgcgcggctacaggcGCTAAAGTGTCATGctatatggaacttgctatgtaaacaaaagtcactagtaaattcatcattcagagaggaagcccgtgttgatcgaagttcagagacaatttcaatatggcggtttgtttacatagttagcaatagCCCCGCCCCATAGTTAGATCTTACTAAACCTTTAGCTTACGAATAACGAATTCGGCtaccacgtgacaggcatagcctagtgtggggccacaggacattgttaattgttaataaggctttctgttaaataaatattcttattcttattcttattcttagttagcgatagacccgtctataaatgtgagttaatataagtagttagcaagttccatagaatgacccTTACAATATCAACGTTTGTGCATTCGCCGCGCACGTAAGGGTTAATACACACAACTTAAATCATCGCTAGGTATATCTTGTTTTTATATCGCAGACCCTAAAATGACAATTTGATTGTACCAATTCGTCCAATCGATCGGCATTTTAGTACAAAAGTGGCATAAAAACAGGATGATTGGTTAGTAAATTGGCCAATCGAACATTTTGGTAAGAGAAACATTGGGGCGAGAGAAACACCTCATACTCATGTCTTGCCCCTAGCAAAATAAACCATGTTTTTCTTACTCTACCTGACCTTAttatactattatattatggtTATGAAAAATGCAACAATCACACATTTGCGTGTGTTACTAGTGATTATTACCCAGTAGGTATTATACATTCATTAACATGCAAGTAATGACCAACAAACGtcaaagttatatttatatatgtagtgAAATTACTGAGCGAAATCATAGGTCGAGTGTTAAATCCAGGCTAATCGTTGCTAATGCGCGGCGCAAGGCGGGGCTAGCTGCCTGGTAATTTACCTGTAATCGAGGCTATGGTAAGAATTCAGGAAATATTATAAACTAGACTATTCCCGCGACTTTGTCTCCGTAGAACGCGTTACTTGCGTtccgaataggtacctacctagacgAGATATCACATCTGACGATCTAAACGGAACACTTCCAGAATAAAAAgtatcttataggtacctacttattagttAGGCAGTctagtttaagtaggtatgctatagATGTACCAAATTATGTCGAAATTAATTCAGTTTTCTGAAAAACTTCCGTGAAATTCATTGTTGTACGAGCCGGGATTCGACATATGActtttttaaatctataaatGCTCGTCTTACCGATTctctaacatattttttattattatagtaagTATACATTCCTATGAAAAATAAGCATTGGACCACAATATCAAGTGAGTGAAATTTGACGGCAGTTATCATTAAAATCCTAGTAAATGTAACATATAAATCACTAACCGCTAAAATACGCATAAATGTAACATATAAAGCACTAACCGCAAACCAGTGCGGATTGCCGCCATAATAACAAGTTTCATAAGCTCTTCCCCATTATACGCAGATATATGACCGTATTTATACACACACTGTTATTTTGCAACGGAATTAATCACGAGACTTACGACTTACACAGAGACGCACAGAGAGAGAGTGCACAGAGGACGCGTTAAAATCAGTACGGCCGAGTCGGATACAATTTAAATCCGAATCCAAAGTTAATtcatttaatgaaataattctTCAATATTGATGTTGGTACCTAACTACTTTCAAAAATAATGTGACAATGATAAATACTACGTGTGACTGAAGAACCACATTtatgtaacttttatttatcaGTTTCTTGACTTTCTTCGTTTTTATCACTGATATGACTTAGCTTCCTACCTGTAATCTTGAACACGATGTGACATAATCTGAAGTTTGTAATCATAACAAACCGACTGTCGTGAAAGATTTACTTTTAGGGCTGGGAAATAAAATAACCCGAGactatttaaaattttagcAATAATTCAATTACATCTCATCGAATATATGACGATGACATCTAattcgctacaagtacatgcggccatagagaaatatagtaagacaagagtgctcactccatacatcagttcagactattaatttcagtgtctacatctagcatcgagtagcggaactatcagtactgctacttgacaataggtgtagcaccgaccggaaagtcttatctcaacagcataagactttccggtcggtgctacatctattgtcaagtagcagtactgatagttccgctactcgatgctagatgctaatagtctttttggtactaaaactgatgtatggagtgagcactctatgtatttttttctctatgatgcgGCCCACACTAAttctggtgtctagccataatagtctgctcgcgcttgcgccacctagcggtcatatctgtcgtaatagacaccttctgtacctagtaggtactattatttactcTCTCAGTTCAGAAAAAGGTACCTTCTACAACTTCGTTCGTTATCAATACACTCTTATTATATGTacacattaaaaaacaaaacagagaAAAAATACACACTTGGGTCCAGCAATGTGTGCCGTAGGGAAAAGGCCCTGTCTCAGCATATTGTTGCAATTTGCAAACGAGGCAAATTCCAACGCTGTTATTCTGCCAAGGCCTTAGGGAGTGAcattaaatattagtaaattataactatatagaaaaaaataaaataaaaataaacataataataaagtatgtgagtgaaaaataaattaatagttattttgagTTTAAAAGCAGCATAAAAGATAAAGTGGcgtaaagaaagaaagaaagcggCATAAAAATGaagaattaaaatatttgtgaCGATATTTtgataagaaataaaaaataaataataaaaataataaagataacCAATGTGCAGCGGGTCCAGATTCAATTTGAGTACTAAGAAGTATTTCACGCAGTTTCCGTTTGAAACCGAATTTGGAACCACAGTTTCTATATAATAAAGAGGTGGCAAGTCATTCCAGCATATCACTCATATCCAATGCTATCTCCGTTGTTCATCGATCAGTGAAAGATTATCTCAACCTAATCATTTTCAGTTACAACATTTGCTCAAACCCGATCACTTGTCTGCCAAATAAATATCTGAGACATCGGGGACAATAGTGAGATTACAGTTTTACTTTAGAAACTAGTTACGAGTTTAAAATCAGTTATTAGGAGAATACACATCATTTGAAAAATGGATAAGAAGCAGAAGAGCTGTATACCATTTTTGAGACAGGTACCTCTTTATAATCGTAGTTTGATATACAGGTATGGGACACATAAGTGACACGTCACAGTGACACTGGAGGTAGACCAGGCCAAGAGGGCCCAAACTAACTTAACATGACCCCAGTAAAAGTGGCACGGTTTTCAAGTTATTGTCAAATTAAGGTTTTTCATGAATTTTGCCCGTTTTTAACGTTATTAGTGCCAGTGTGCACTCTGAAAGGTCTAAAAGTTAGTTTTTTTAcgtatagggttccgtacccaacgggtaaaaaacggaaccctattactaagacatctcatgaaccgcgatagctagacagttgaaattttcacaaatgatgtatctctgttgccgctataacaacatatactaaaaaaaatatttaaggggggctcccatacaacaaacacgatttttttgctctattttttgttgatggtgcggaaccctccgtgcgcgagttcgactcgttTTAAATACATTTCTGTAAATTCCAGTGTTTTCTAACGGCAAGTGTGGCCTTTAACATCATGGGGCACGGCTGTGTCATAGGCTACCCCGCAGTCTTGATTCCTAGATTGAGGCAGCCCGAGTCCTATATTCATCCTACGGCCAGTCAGGAGTCGTGGATCGGTAAGTCATTCACATGGTTACAgacgtagtgcataattgttttccatcgtattttctcggaaacgttcgtacttgtcatgctacttcagtcaacctcagtactttttgtaccgagactaacTAAAATAGCacgacacgttcgtacgtttgcgtgaaaatacgatggaaaataattatgcacgaTCCAGCGATATGACCTCATATTCTAGCTACGAGTACTCTCTTTTGCTAAACTCTTTTACCCGTAGTGGCTTGAGAAAAACAAATCACTGCTCTACAATTAGCATTGAGATTATGAACTATAATTTCGCTTTGGTTAGAAATAATTGGTTATCAAAACCtttgcattttgtttttatcaattattaatttattaatttggaTTAATTATACCTTATCTTTTCAGCCTCCGTCATCGGCTTCGCTTTCATGCCAGGCAACTTACTAGTGATGCCTCTCATGGATGTAATTGGCAGGAAAAAGTGCCACATCCTCTCCGTCATACCCATCTTAGTTGGATGGTTCCTGGTTCTTCTGGCTGACAACGTCCAAGCCTTAATCCTGGCCAGATTCTTACAGGGCATATCCATGGGCATATTAGGGCCTCTAGGCTCAATTATCATAAGTGAAATGACCGATCCAAAGTACCGGGGAGCCTTTCTGACTTGCATATCGTTATCCTTGACTATTGGAGTAATGTTCACGCATACAATCGGGACTTTGTTGAGCTGGCAGCAGACGGCTTTATTATGCTCCTTCTTAAGCTTTACGAGTTTGAACATGATTATTTTCACTCCTGAAACACCGCCATGGCTGATAGCGAAAGGAAAATACGAAGAGAGCAGAGAAGTATTTTATTGGCTTCGTGGGCAGGGGCCCGAACAAGAAGACGAGCTCCAACATATGATTACAGCTCAAAAGATGATTCGGAAGTCCAGTGTCGCTGGTCAGAAGCTTTCCTTCTGCACAAAAACTAAAAGATTCTTCAGATATATAGGATCCACTTTTAAGAAGCCTGAATTTTACAAGCCCATGTTGATCATGCTCCACGTGTTTGCTATGTTTCAATTCGCTGGCATAAATGTCATCAGTTCTTATGCCAAGGATATCATAGAACAAGTAGTGGGTCCTGAAGCAAACGCTGTAGTGCTCATGGTCATATTAGATTGCGAAAGACTCGTATGTAACATTTTAGCTGTGTTCATTATGCAGAAATGTAAAAGAAGAACGGTTCTGTTCACTTTAGGAGCAATATGCGTAATTTCATATATAAGTAAAGCAACATATGTGCTAACAAAGCAAAACAACTGGCTACCTTTCGAAAATCAGATTGTTCCTATATTtctaatatgtatgtacatgttTTCGCTTACATTCGGTTTATCGACAATCCCATTTGCGATTTCTGGagaaatatttccattggaataCAGGGGGTTGGGTGGTGGTCTCAGTGCATTGCCAGTGTCTCTGAATTTCTTTATAGCTGTGAAGAGTTTCCCAGTTTTGACAGGATCCATAGGTCTGCCATTAACGTATGTCGTGTATGGTGGAATAGTATCATACTGTCTGGTCGTACTTTGGTTTATTTTGCCAGAGACAAAGGATAGAACTCTTCAAGAGATAGAGGATGAATTGAGAGGAAACACTGTGCTTGAAGACAGGAGAGAGTCGGAACCTCTGAATGGCAATATCCTGCTGCGTCGGTACAGCTCCCAAATCATTGTACATTAAGactatttatatttagaaaCTCCTATTTACATAATAGTGATTATGAATTGTCGAAACACCATGCGTTAAACCTTGTTTggcaatttaaaatattaaattcattTATCATGGTCAGTGCCAAGCACCTTGaacagtaggtaattgtaatttAATGTTAGTTGTTATGAGATATAAAGACTCttcttgttttttatttaatgttctttttttcattttttgttAATCCCTCAAGTGAAACAGAAGTTAGGCCCAACTTGTTTATACTTCGATTTTTAGACCATTTCGATGAATAACATGCGTCGGAACCGCCTAATTTATTAGCAATATGGTACCGTTGCCAACAGACGCTTGCAATTTTTAAAGTCTCGCTTTTGCCGTACGGTTGTTGTAATGTGTTCTGCGCTGAGCTAGTTCTGCAGTCGGAGCCGGTCATTAGTCGATAATAGATCCTCTAACGCCGAGGTGTTCGGTACGGAGGCGCTAAATGTGTGCTTATGCCATATTTCTAGGggaatattatatatgtatagtcctcctcatcgttttcgatgacggcgaccctaaataaatatcatggacgttgtctagcgtAAGCCCtaatgtggctggccaggccgaacttggtcttaaataCTCTGTTGCACGCGTGACAATAAAGTTGGACAGCTGCGTTGACCGTGTACACGTAGGAGGGCTTAGGTGTCTCTTTTCGTAACTGGCAAGCTACGTAAAGAGAGACCTAGACACAGACGCCAGTTACGATAAGGGTTTCATATTAAAAAGGAATCCTCAGAGGGTTTTCACATTATCCAATCCGATATCGGATGTCAAAAAGGGTGAATTCTAAAAAATTGctttttataggtaggtaggccCCAAACCGTCTAgtcctatgtacagtcagcagcaatagttgctaagcgggcgaggtgttcaaaataatcttgacgcgactttattgttaagagaataagagcgcatcAAAGTAatatgaacacctcgcccgcttagcaacttctgctgctgactgtacctagtcaCGTTGTGCACAGGTAACAGGTAAATGAAATGTGTAAGCATTCGCAGATATAATTTTGTGATTGTTTTCTTGTTATAATGTACCGCGGACCGGACGGTTTTGAGATAACACgcgtgtaggtactcgtaaaccgTTAGCTTACAAGACCGACCCTAATTGAAAAGGACTAAGTAACGGTGTAGGGCCTTACGCgttcataggtaggtaggtaggtactttagtaTTGTgaccataacataacataacggTAGATAGGTTAGGTCATATCAGTGCCTTGACTTGACTCTAAATATAGCAACATCAATACAACATAACCTTTTTGCTTTCGTTCATTCATCACGATCCATGTTATGATTTTAGTGGTGTTTAGTGGTGATTTGAGACACTTCTTAGTTTTTGTCCACGACTTCGTTTTCGTAGAACTTCGGTACGATTCACGCCCCTCTaccgtatgcttgtttacctaatacagtagagtccggttataacgacgcccaagggaccgctgatattacgtcgtactaaccggacgtcgtacaaaacgaactgccaattttaatatattcttttaatcaaaataattacgtcattttgtatttattaatacttatgcgacaattaaaggaaaaaaaacatttcctttgaaatatttatttacgttagtattacaccactgtcttaaatggagagacttgtgtgtttagaagaagccacttttcaaggtacgcgtagtcaactcactcgtcatccgcaaattactcgaatcccgtaaaataaaaagtcgtaattcttggggatctaatctagctgacgttgttttatcacacatttcctatggccatctcctgtgtccatagatcagctcgaaggtacctaccaaaatattgcattgtacctaacttatgtacataattatgtatgtgaagtttaagctaattgaataatgggaattgggttttatttagtttgcaagattacgaaaagtcttgctgcgtataggcaaaagggggaggggagttaggtgcgcgggacggagtaagcttcttaccaactatttatttgtaaaaactacgtcgctcgtcgttgtaaccggacttgacggacggattttgagccaatttccgtcgttaaaagcgatcggtcgttataagcggagtcgtaataaacggttgtactttcatagtagctcatactaaaaccaaacaagtgcctatacttacgtcgctataagcggttggttgttatatgcgaagtcgtactaatcggactctactgtatttaatttatttttacttactcTCCACCgtatcaataaaataattggTAAATCTATGAAAAAAATCTGAAAGAAAATAAAGATATCCTTTTTATATAGAGCGGGAATGCATTACGCATGTCACccaggcgcggggacgggccttATGTCGGACTGCCATACAGGCTAATGGGATGGTTTACCTATTAAAACCCCTTTGTTGCCGCCTCACTCCTatacggcgaggtcccaggaacgccgaggtatccgcaacctcgccagcaaGAAAGATGTGCATAccgcattgacatagatatctaaggactggctttacgggcaataataatgaggcatgacaggggccagcaccgcggtgtgaaatcgctacaacgcgattggttgatgagttcgcatcacgcgcgcgattggttgacgagttcgcattacgcgcgctattggtcgcaactagttgcgttagactgcacgattggctggaattcgtgagtaacaccgctgaactagtaccatttttagtgccccattagcccgtccttagatattatacgtcaatggcctACCCAAAATGTAACCGATTTGAGAATGTTGGTTAACTAAGTTATTTAAACAATAATGTTTAATAACATCGATTAAAATGGTTTTTGAACTGATATATTGATATTTCCATAATTATTTCACTTAAAAACCTTTAAAATGTTACTCGTAATCCGCACTCAAGTACTGCTTACATTACTTCAGTACTTACGGCTATAAATGCAAAGCCTAATTATAAAACCGGggatcattaaattaataaactgccTTAATTACTACACAGAtaatcaattaattttattacactaGAGTCGTTAATTCATGGTTAACTCGCTTCAAACTCGTGACTTGTTTAATGTGAGTAGTCAACCTAAGTACAAAATCGTGTAACCTAGGGTGTAAGAATGTAAATACTTAGTTATGTTTTATACAAGCATCTGTCCGCGAATTCGTCCGAGCGCAAGActtgaaggcctaccgcgaaccacgttcgacgtgttgcctccctgtcacacttacgtacgaaattacaagtgcgacagagatgcaacacgtcgtacgtggttcgcggaAGTCCCTCTGAATCTGTCTCCCATCGTCTTCAACCTTAGTTTAGTGCTCTCATACAAACTTTATCCCCCACGCccttaaaactgtttattttatttagttttttactTAGGTAGCACTAAGGGGGAAGACAGACAGTTTGAAGAGGAGAgtgcaaattaaataaaactactaaaaaaaagtaatttaattacCAACCAAACCACTATACTTCTATCTATTCCTTCTACCTACCTAAGGTAAGTGAATGATATTGGATTGGAGAGTAA
The Cydia amplana chromosome 22, ilCydAmpl1.1, whole genome shotgun sequence DNA segment above includes these coding regions:
- the LOC134658507 gene encoding uncharacterized protein LOC134658507, whose translation is MDKKQKSCIPFLRQCFLTASVAFNIMGHGCVIGYPAVLIPRLRQPESYIHPTASQESWIASVIGFAFMPGNLLVMPLMDVIGRKKCHILSVIPILVGWFLVLLADNVQALILARFLQGISMGILGPLGSIIISEMTDPKYRGAFLTCISLSLTIGVMFTHTIGTLLSWQQTALLCSFLSFTSLNMIIFTPETPPWLIAKGKYEESREVFYWLRGQGPEQEDELQHMITAQKMIRKSSVAGQKLSFCTKTKRFFRYIGSTFKKPEFYKPMLIMLHVFAMFQFAGINVISSYAKDIIEQVVGPEANAVVLMVILDCERLVCNILAVFIMQKCKRRTVLFTLGAICVISYISKATYVLTKQNNWLPFENQIVPIFLICMYMFSLTFGLSTIPFAISGEIFPLEYRGLGGGLSALPVSLNFFIAVKSFPVLTGSIGLPLTYVVYGGIVSYCLVVLWFILPETKDRTLQEIEDELRGNTVLEDRRESEPLNGNILLRRYSSQIIVH